The DNA window GGATTCAGTGGATAGAATTTGCACGGGGGAGACTCCGGTTTGGCCGGCGATAAATTTCGCCAAATCTCCAACAGTGGAATAAACCCCGCCATTAGGAACTTTATAGCCACGCCCGGAATGTTCCATGGCTGGGAATGTTGTGTTGATAGAATCTCGACGATTTGCATATCCAACAGTCAAATGTTTTTTTAAATCTGAAGAAATGATAAATGTACTGCTATTCATGCCAAGAGGCTCAAAAATATACTCATGTACTAAATCCATAAAAGGACGATTAGCAGCTCGTGAGATAGTCAAACCGAGAATACCGTAACCAATATTCGAATAGGAGTACTTTTCTTTGGGTTTAGATAAAAATGAAGTCGTCGGGATAGATGCTAATATTTTCTCTTCCCATTTTTCGATTGAGCCAGCAGCAGCTTTTGGCAGTTTCGGTTCCCGGATCAATCCGGCTGTATGGCTTGCTAATTGCCTCAGGGTAATTTTTTGTGCTACATCTAGGGAATCCACCAGGTTTTTAATTTCCGGCAAATATTTGGAAACAGGATCGTCTAAATCTAATATTCCTTTTTCAGCTAATCGAACCAGCAAAGCAGCCGTTACCGACTTTGAGATTGAGCCAATACGATAGATCGAGGTAATATCAGCCGGGACTTTATTTTGAACATCTGCCCAACCAAAGGCTTTTGCCCA is part of the candidate division KSB1 bacterium genome and encodes:
- a CDS encoding beta-lactamase family protein — translated: MSQNRKLHFQKTFFFFLFSCSIALNAQQPVSTKTAEVFARLEEQIALDVEEDNVGSIAAGIVMGNDLVWAKAFGWADVQNKVPADITSIYRIGSISKSVTAALLVRLAEKGILDLDDPVSKYLPEIKNLVDSLDVAQKITLRQLASHTAGLIREPKLPKAAAGSIEKWEEKILASIPTTSFLSKPKEKYSYSNIGYGILGLTISRAANRPFMDLVHEYIFEPLGMNSSTFIISSDLKKHLTVGYANRRDSINTTFPAMEHSGRGYKVPNGGVYSTVGDLAKFIAGQTGVSPVQILSTESRAEMQRIQTPANPNSGYGLGFSIRKEEGGIQIVGHGGSVAGYNAYIAFDIKTKIGIILLRNYNRGRTRLSNYSDVVLELAKINEE